A segment of the Sulfurovum indicum genome:
CTTCATATCCACGGAAGCGGTGGTGCAGATGTGATGGATGCTACACACGAGGCACTTGAAACCATCTCCCAGACACTTTTACAAACAGGTACAACAGCCTTTCTTGCTACAACTATGACAATGTCCCGGGAGCGGATCGATGCGGCTTTGGAGAATATCAGAGAGTACAGTGCCGGTGTGTCTGGGGCACAGATCATCGGTGTACATATGGAGGGACCGTTCATTAACCCTCTCAGGCATGGAGCACAGGATGTCAAATATGTGGCAAAGCCGGTACTGGAAGCAGTAGAACCTCATACAGATATCGTCAAAATGATCACACTTGCACCGGAAGTGGAGGGTGGAGAGCTTTTTGTCAAGCTGTTGACAGAACATTTTCCTCATATTATTCTAAGTATTGGCCATTCCGAAGCAAACTATCATGAGACAAAAGAGAGTTTTGGGTGGGGGATCTCACATGCAACCCATCTTTTCAATGCTATGCCCCCTTATCATCACCGTGATCCCGGACTTGTCGGTGCAGTGCTTGAAAGCGATGTTACCTGTGACGTAATCGCCGATCTGCTTCATTTGCATCCTGCCGTACTGAGACTGGTACACAGGATGAAAGAGGACAAACTCATCCTCATTACAGATGCAATGCGTGCAGGATGTATGAAGTGCGGTACCTACGAACTGGGCGGACAGGAGGTTTTGGTAAAGGATGGGAAAGCGACACTCCAAGATGGTACACTCGCAGGCAGTGTACTGAAGATGAATGAAGCACTCCGGCATATGGTAGATCATACAGCTATGTCGCTGCCACAGGCGGTATTCAGTGTAACAGAGGCACCTTCAAAGAAACTGCGACTGAACAAAGGCTGCCTGAAAGAGGGCTACGATGCCGATATTGTGATCTTTGATGAAGATTTCAGTATCATATCGACTATTGTTGCAGGTGAAGTGAAATACCAAAGGAGAATGTAATATGTTCGGATTTTTAAAACGCAAACAAAGAGAGATCTTCTCCCCCGCTGATGGGCAGCTTATTGATATCACAGAGGTTCCCGATACAGTCTTTTCCCAAAAAATGGTAGGTGACGGGGTTGCCCTCAAACCTGTGGGAGATACCTTCTGCGCTCCCATCGATGGAGTTATCAGTAAGATTTTTCCCACTAACCATGCCTTTAGCATTAAAAGTGACAAGGACATGGAGGTGATGGTGCATATCGGTCTGGAGACGGTCGCATTGGAAGGGAAAGGTTTCGAACGCCTTGCCGGTGAAGGTGACAAAGTATCGGTCGGTGATCCCATCATCAAGGTCGATCTGAACTACATTGCCGAGCATGCGAAAGATACTATCACCCCCATCATCGTTTCTGAAGAGAGCGATGTCAAAAGTATTGAGAAGAAACTGCGTATTGTCAAGTGTGGTGATCTCATTATGGAGGTGAACTGATGCCTCAGCACTCAAATGATGTAGTTACCTATATCCTTTATGCAGTGATCATTGTGGTGACGATCGTTATATTGAAGATGCCAAAGAAGAAGTGATGTTATTGCGGGTTTGATCCGGGATTTCAAAACTTCTTTTTGCTCATTGCATTTCTAATGCTCTCCGCGACACTTTCCGCTTTTGTACCAAGTACGATCTGTATGGAGTGCCTGTCAGGTCTTATGACACCTTTGGCACCCAGTGCTGCAAACTCTTCATCTTTCAGGGATCCGCTCTCTTTGAGAGTGATACGAAGTCTGGTAATACAGGCATCGACAGTCACGATATTCTCTTTCCCGCCCAGTGCTGCGATGAATGCAGTACTTTCGTTGGAGGCACAGTTATTGCGGTTATTCTCTTCAGAAAGTTCTGACTCAAAGATTGTAAGTTTGAAAAACTTGATCGTGTAGTAGCTGACTATAAAGTAGATCAGTGCGAAGAGCGCTCCAAGAGGCAGTATGCGGAGGGGATTTGTTGCCAGTTTGTAGTTGATGACATAGTCGATGAATCCTGCTGAGAACCCAAAGCCGGCATGAACGTCAAGTGCCTGTGCTGCGGCGAGAGCAAATCCTGTCAACAAGGCATGGATGACAAAGAGCAGCGGAGCGACAAAAAGAAAGAGAAACTCCAGAGGTTCAGTGATGCCCGTCAGAAAAGAGGTAAAAGCTGCTCCTGCCAGAATGGCACCTGCTTTTTTCCGGTAAGCCTCAGGTGTGTTCAGGTAAATGGCATAGGCCATAGCCGGCAGTCCGAACATCATGACAATATAGAAACCGGACATATAGATGCCTGCGCTTTTGTCTCCGGCAAAGAAACGGTGCAAGTCTCCGTTTGCAATAACCTCTACCCCGTCTTTGAGGTAGGTGTACTCTCCAAGCTGGAACCAGAAGAGCGAGTTGAGAATGTGGTGCAGTCCCAGAGGGATGAGCAGCCGGTTGAGTGTACCGTAGATAAAGGTACCTGTTTCACCCAGCCCGATAATGGTATTGGAGAAGGAGTCGATACCATTTTGGGCATAGTGCCAGAAGTATCCTGCCAATACACCAACAAAGATAGCTGCAAGAGCTGTGATGATAGGTACAAAACGTTTGCCTCCAAAAAACCCAAGGAACTCCGGGACTTTTATGGTATGGTAGCGGTTGTAGAGCGTTCCGGCGATCACACCGATAATGATTCCTACAAAGACACCCATGTTGACATCTTTGTCAATACTGATGTAAACAGCTTTTGCAATGAGCACACCGATGGCACCGCTCAGCGCGGCGGCTCCGTCATTATTTTTCGCCAGGCCATAGGCGATACCAATACCAAAGAGCAGGTCGAGGTTGGCGAAAACTGCTTCTCCGGCACTTTTCATAATGACAGCGATCTGGCCGTCAAAGATGTCTCCAAAACCTAAACGCAAGAGCAGTGCTGCAATAGGAAGTACCGCAATAGGGGTCATTAATGCCTTGCCGATCTTTTGTAAAAGATTAAACATGTAACAGCCTTTTTTCTCTGGTTGTATATGGGTCTTTGTATGTATGGTTCTGAGTCTGTTCCGTCAAGTTTGGAAGGAGTACGTATTCAAACATTCCGAATGGTCTCCTTGGTCTGTGCAATATTTCTGGCTGAAACACTGAGTCTTCTCACTCCGATCTCAATGAGCTTTCCGATCGCTTTGGTATCTCCGGCAAGTTCTCCGCATATGCTGATGGGTTTCTCTGCTTCATCCACGATCTTTTTGATGGCAGCAAAGAGCGCTTCTGAACGCGGATCAAGTTTAAGTGTAGCATGGGTACGTTCAGTGGCGAAAAGATACTGGTTAAGGTCATTTGTTCCAATGGAGTAGAAGTCGACAACATCATTGAAGTGTGTGATCAAAAAGAGTACAGAAGGTACTTCGACCATAATACCAAACTCTATATGGTCAAGGTTGAGGTGATACTTTTTTGCCACATCAAGCGCAAATGCTTTAGCCTCTTCAAACTCTTTGACTGTGCTTATCATGGGGAACATTATTTTGACAGATTTTCCTTTAGCCGCAGTAAAAATGGCATACATCTGTTCTTCAAGGAGTTCGGGATGGGTTTTTAGGAGTCTGACCCCTCGGATACCAAGGAACGGGTTGCTTTCCGGTGGCAGGGTGATATATGGCAGTGCTTTGTCCCCTCCTATATCGAGTGTGCGTACAGTGACCTCTTCAAAGAGAGAAAAGATCGATCTATATGCTTCAACCTGTGCTTCAAAAGTTGGTTTCTCCTCCTTGAAGAGGAACTCGGTACGTAAAAGGCCGATTCCTTCGGCTCCCTCTTCCCTGGCAAGCTGTGCTGAGGTAACATCTGTGACGTTCGCCAACACTTTAATTGTATCACCGGAGGTGGTCACAGCACTTTCAAAACGTCTGCTTTGTGCAGTTTGTTCATTTTTCCTGTCGTTCTCTATGCGTATTTTTGCCTGATGTATATCTGCCGGTGTCGGATCAATGACAACGATACCTCTATGTCCGTCCAGAATGATCTCATCGGGCTCTTTACCTTTCATAGAAAAGGTATTGATGATTAATGAGGGGATACCGGAAGCTCGAAGGAGGATAGCTGTGTGGGAGGTCAGTGAAGTATTGCGCAGGATCACTCCGGCAGTGTTCTGTGGCAGTGTCTCTATCCGGGAGGGAAGAAGATCATCAGCCAGAAGGATGAAAGGTCTCTGTGGATATGCTGTAACAGTCGTATACCCCAAGTGCATTTTGACCCGCTGCAGAATATCCCTGTAGTCATCGTGCCTGGTTTCAAGTATACCTCCTTTCAGTTCCCTCCCCGCTTTCTCAACTGCTTCCTCAAGCATTTCAAGAGAGGTTACGTTTTGCTGCAGGGAGGCAAGCAGCTCTTTTTGTGCCAGGTATATTCCGCTGTCGGCATCAGTTTTATGTGCTTTATATATCTGCTCCAGTTCACTGATACTTTTTGCTACCGCTTCTGTAAAGCTGGTAGTGCTTTGGGTTCGGATGGTCTCTTCTGTGTAGTGCCAGAGGGGTGAAAGTGCCATACCGCCGGAGATGATCTCCCCTTCAATACTTTCTCCTTCATATGCTCCTGTCTCTTTATCGATTCTTACTGCTTCATGGTCATTGGACATCAGTATATCAAATTTTCTGCTAAGCGTCTCCAGCGCTTCCCGGGAATCTTTCCCTTTACAGGTAAGTTCAAAATGGTCTCCTTTTTCAAGATTCAAAGAGAGAAGGGCATTAAGACTTTTTGCATTGATACTCCTCCCGTGCGTTCTTGCTTCGATCACAGCAGCGAACTTTTTGGCTTCTGCTGCAAATGCAGCAGCGGGACGAAGATGAAAACCATTGCCTGAAGTAATGTGAAGCACAGTACTGAAGCTTTTGGAAAAGAGTCTGTCAAAAAAAGGCATTGTTTACTTCATCTCCATGACGATGGCAGCTTCAGCAGGAAGCAGTGCAGAGGAAAGCATCAGTAACAGAGTGGTTTTAAGCATTGCAGCCCTTTTTTCATTTTGTGTTTGATAGGAGTAGTATATCAAATCATATCAAAACTTTGCTATACTGAAAAGAAAAACAGGAAATCGATATTGAAATATCTTATAGAATTTATTGAAGCCAAAGATGTAAAGAAAAGTTCCATTTTCACTCACTTGAAGTGTACAGAAACTGAAGCAAAACTGGTACAGTATGTCTGTCTCCGCTATGTCAGAGGACTGGAAGAGGTTCCTGTCCTTGAAATGCTGCAGGAGAATTTTCAGGGGGAGCCTTATCTTTATCTGAAAAAACTGCCGCTTGTAAAAAACCTGCTTGATCTTGGCTGGTTCATTCAGGTCAGTTTCGGACAGGTAAAAGCACATGATTCCTCACAGTTGGAGCTGATCAATACTTCTATTACACCAAGCATGTCTCTGCTGCGCCTGCTGGAGGAGGGTTCCCTGGAGATATTTCTTCCCGAGGTCAAACCCTATACTGACCATCTGGAGTATCTTCAAGACCAGTTTGATATGGTTACGCTGCTTCATAAGATCGCTACTTTCAAACAGGGATTTGCAGACAACTCCCTGAGCATCGGAAGGCTGAAGAACAAACTTACACTGCTTACCAAGCGTATTGAAGAGCGTGTCAAGATCACTGAGACACCGATTGTTGTAGAAGAGTTCTTCAAAGAAAAACAGCTTGACGAGAAAGAGCAGCGTATTTTTCTTGCCCTGCTAAAAGAGGAGTACAGCGGTGGAGAGGGGCAGTTTAGAGATATGAACACACTCATTGAACTGATCTCTTTTGATGAGTATGAGAAGATCAAGAACCGTGCGTTACTCGAAGACGGGGCCAAGCTTATTACCGAGGGGATTATCGATTATGAAGAGATCCTCAACATGTTTGGAGGAGTGAGTCGTTCTTTTTATCTGCAGGAAGAGGTGATGCAGCGTATTATCCATCCAAAAAAGAATAAAAAAGTGACCAAGCTTAAGCTTGATGCACTCGTCAAAGAGCAGGATATTTTTGAGTATCTCAAACCTGAAACCACGCTTGATGATGTAGTACTGCACCCCAAAACAAGAGAGACACTGAACAATGTGGTCAAACAGGTGGACAAAGAGGTCTTTAAAAAGCTTCGTGAATGGGGTATTAAAGACAAGCGTAAGAGTATCGATGCACGTATCATTTTTTATGGACCTGCAGGAACAGGAAAGACTATGACAGCGATGAGTCTTGCCAAAACACTCAAAAAACCGATCCTCTCCTTTGACTGTTCAAAGATCCTCTCTATGTATGTGGGAGAGAGTGAAAAGAATGTGAGACGTATTTTCGATGATTTCAAGGAGCTTAGTGCCAAAGCGAAGGTGGAGCCCATACTGCTGCTGAATGAAGCCGACCAGTTCCTGAGTGCCAGAAGTGAGGGGCACGGAAGTTCGGCTGACAAAATGCATAATCAGATGCAGAACATCTTCCTTGAACAGATCGAGAGGTTCGAAGGTATTCTTATTGCCACGACCAACCTGCTTGGCAATATTGACAAGGCCTTTTCAAGACGTTTCAATTACAAGATAGAGTTTAAGAAACCGGGTAAGAAACAGCGTCTGCGCCTATGGCAGTTCATGCTTCCCGAAAAAGCGGATTACGCTGAAGATTTTGATGTGGAGGCGCTTGCAAAATATGAACTCACCGGCGGACAGATCAATCTTATTATCAGGAACACAGCCTATAAAGTCGCTGTACGTGATGAGAGTGTCTTCAGCCATCAGGATTTTTTGGAAGAGATCGAAAAAGAGCTGGGTTCCAGTTTCGAAGGTACCAAAAGCATGGGCTTTAAGGTATGATCACTGTGTCAGCTCTATTTTCGCACCCATCAATCCGATGATACCATTCTTCACATTCAGCGGGGTGAACCCGTTTTTTTCCAAAATGCGTGAA
Coding sequences within it:
- the nagA gene encoding N-acetylglucosamine-6-phosphate deacetylase; this encodes MTNAKLIIGTEIIEGLTLLLDEKIRAVDRHVNIDGASIIDAQGCFVSPGFIDLHIHGSGGADVMDATHEALETISQTLLQTGTTAFLATTMTMSRERIDAALENIREYSAGVSGAQIIGVHMEGPFINPLRHGAQDVKYVAKPVLEAVEPHTDIVKMITLAPEVEGGELFVKLLTEHFPHIILSIGHSEANYHETKESFGWGISHATHLFNAMPPYHHRDPGLVGAVLESDVTCDVIADLLHLHPAVLRLVHRMKEDKLILITDAMRAGCMKCGTYELGGQEVLVKDGKATLQDGTLAGSVLKMNEALRHMVDHTAMSLPQAVFSVTEAPSKKLRLNKGCLKEGYDADIVIFDEDFSIISTIVAGEVKYQRRM
- a CDS encoding PTS sugar transporter subunit IIA; its protein translation is MFGFLKRKQREIFSPADGQLIDITEVPDTVFSQKMVGDGVALKPVGDTFCAPIDGVISKIFPTNHAFSIKSDKDMEVMVHIGLETVALEGKGFERLAGEGDKVSVGDPIIKVDLNYIAEHAKDTITPIIVSEESDVKSIEKKLRIVKCGDLIMEVN
- a CDS encoding PTS transporter subunit EIIC, with product MFNLLQKIGKALMTPIAVLPIAALLLRLGFGDIFDGQIAVIMKSAGEAVFANLDLLFGIGIAYGLAKNNDGAAALSGAIGVLIAKAVYISIDKDVNMGVFVGIIIGVIAGTLYNRYHTIKVPEFLGFFGGKRFVPIITALAAIFVGVLAGYFWHYAQNGIDSFSNTIIGLGETGTFIYGTLNRLLIPLGLHHILNSLFWFQLGEYTYLKDGVEVIANGDLHRFFAGDKSAGIYMSGFYIVMMFGLPAMAYAIYLNTPEAYRKKAGAILAGAAFTSFLTGITEPLEFLFLFVAPLLFVIHALLTGFALAAAQALDVHAGFGFSAGFIDYVINYKLATNPLRILPLGALFALIYFIVSYYTIKFFKLTIFESELSEENNRNNCASNESTAFIAALGGKENIVTVDACITRLRITLKESGSLKDEEFAALGAKGVIRPDRHSIQIVLGTKAESVAESIRNAMSKKKF
- a CDS encoding HPr family phosphocarrier protein; protein product: MPFFDRLFSKSFSTVLHITSGNGFHLRPAAAFAAEAKKFAAVIEARTHGRSINAKSLNALLSLNLEKGDHFELTCKGKDSREALETLSRKFDILMSNDHEAVRIDKETGAYEGESIEGEIISGGMALSPLWHYTEETIRTQSTTSFTEAVAKSISELEQIYKAHKTDADSGIYLAQKELLASLQQNVTSLEMLEEAVEKAGRELKGGILETRHDDYRDILQRVKMHLGYTTVTAYPQRPFILLADDLLPSRIETLPQNTAGVILRNTSLTSHTAILLRASGIPSLIINTFSMKGKEPDEIILDGHRGIVVIDPTPADIHQAKIRIENDRKNEQTAQSRRFESAVTTSGDTIKVLANVTDVTSAQLAREEGAEGIGLLRTEFLFKEEKPTFEAQVEAYRSIFSLFEEVTVRTLDIGGDKALPYITLPPESNPFLGIRGVRLLKTHPELLEEQMYAIFTAAKGKSVKIMFPMISTVKEFEEAKAFALDVAKKYHLNLDHIEFGIMVEVPSVLFLITHFNDVVDFYSIGTNDLNQYLFATERTHATLKLDPRSEALFAAIKKIVDEAEKPISICGELAGDTKAIGKLIEIGVRRLSVSARNIAQTKETIRNV
- a CDS encoding ATP-binding protein; translated protein: MKYLIEFIEAKDVKKSSIFTHLKCTETEAKLVQYVCLRYVRGLEEVPVLEMLQENFQGEPYLYLKKLPLVKNLLDLGWFIQVSFGQVKAHDSSQLELINTSITPSMSLLRLLEEGSLEIFLPEVKPYTDHLEYLQDQFDMVTLLHKIATFKQGFADNSLSIGRLKNKLTLLTKRIEERVKITETPIVVEEFFKEKQLDEKEQRIFLALLKEEYSGGEGQFRDMNTLIELISFDEYEKIKNRALLEDGAKLITEGIIDYEEILNMFGGVSRSFYLQEEVMQRIIHPKKNKKVTKLKLDALVKEQDIFEYLKPETTLDDVVLHPKTRETLNNVVKQVDKEVFKKLREWGIKDKRKSIDARIIFYGPAGTGKTMTAMSLAKTLKKPILSFDCSKILSMYVGESEKNVRRIFDDFKELSAKAKVEPILLLNEADQFLSARSEGHGSSADKMHNQMQNIFLEQIERFEGILIATTNLLGNIDKAFSRRFNYKIEFKKPGKKQRLRLWQFMLPEKADYAEDFDVEALAKYELTGGQINLIIRNTAYKVAVRDESVFSHQDFLEEIEKELGSSFEGTKSMGFKV